Genomic segment of Erythrobacter sp. BLCC-B19:
GAAGGGCGCGATCACGCCGCCAAGCCCGTAGATCGCAAGGTTGCGCAGCAGCTGGCTGGCAGCGGGCATCGGGCGATAGGGCACACCCTTCAGCGCCAGCGGCACCAGCGCCGGGATGATCAGCGCGTTGAAGATGATCGCCGAAAGGATCGCACTGTTCGGGCTCTCCAGCCCCATGACGTTCAGCGTGCCCAGCCCGGGATAGAGCACGACGAAGATCGCGGGCAGGATCGCGAAATACTTGGCGATATCATTGGCAATCGAAAAGGTGGTGAGCGCCCCGCGCGTCATCAGCAGTTGTTTGCCGATGCCGACCACCTCGATCAGCTTGGTCGGATCGCTGTCGAGATCAACCATGTTGCCCGCCTCGCGCGCGGCCTGGGTGCCGGTGTTCATCGCCACCCCGACGTCCGACTGCGCGAGCGCGGGGGCATCATTGGTGCCATCGCCGCACATGGCGACCAGTTTGCCCTCGGCCTGTTCCTTGCGGATATAGGCGAGCTTGTTCTCGGGCGTGGCCTCGGCGAGGAAATCGTCGACCCCGGCCTCGGCAGCGATGGCAGCGGCGGTGAGCGGGTTGTCGCCGGTGATCATCACCGTGCGGATGCCCATGCGGCGCAACTCGACGAAGCGCTCGCGGATGCCCGCCTTGACGATGTCCTTGAGGTGGACCGCGCCAAGGAGCCGTCCGTTTTCGGTCACCGCCAGCGGCGTGCCGCCGGCCTGCGCGATGCGATCGGTGATGCGGCGCAGTTCGGTAACGGCGGCTTCGGGGAAATCCGCAAGCTTCAGAACCGCATCGACCGCGCCCTTGCGGATGCTGCGCCCCTGCTGGTCGATCCCGCTCACCCGCGTCTGGGCGGTGAAGCCCACGATCTGGGCGTCGGGAGCCAGCGCCTCGCCCGCCCCCGCCAGCACCACGATGGAGCGGCCCTCGGGGGTCTCGTCGGCAAGGCTGGCGAGACGGGCGGCGGAGATGAGGTCGGTCTGCGCCACTCCCGTCAGCGCGACGAATTCGCTCGCCTGCCGGTCGCCGATGGTGATCGTGCCCGTCTTGTCGAGCAGCAGCGTGCCGATGTCGCCTGCCGCCTCGACCGCGCGGCCCGACTTGGCGAGCACGTTGAAGCGGATCAGGCGGTCCATGCCGGCAATGCCGATGGCCGAGAGCAGACCCGAGATGGTCGTCGGGATCAAGGCCACGAACAGCGCGATCAGCACCGGCACGGCGATGCCCCCGCCCGCATAGGCGGCAAAGGCCGGAAGCGTGCCGACCGCGATCAGGAACACCAGTGTGAGGCCGGTCAGCAGGATCGTCAGCGCGATCTCGTTGGGGGTCTTCTGCCGGCTCGCGCCTTCGACGAGCGCGATCATCCGGTCGAGAAAACCGCTGCCGGGTTCGGCCGTCACCTTGATCTGGAGCTGGTCGGAGATCACCGTGGTGCCTGCCGTCACCGCCGACCGGTCGCCGCCTGCCTCGCGAATCACGGGCGCGCTTTCGCCGGTGATCGCCGCCTCGTTGACCGAGGCGACCCCGGCGACCACCTCACCATCGGCAGGGATCTGCTGACCGGCAACGACGACGACCACGTCCCCGCGCTTCAGCTGCGTCGCCGGGATTTCCTCCGCCGCCCCGCCCTTACCGATACGATGCGCGACAAGCTGGTCCTTGGTCGCTCTGAGCGAGGCTGCCTGCGCCTTCCCGCGCCCTTCAGCCAGCGCCTCGGCGAAGTTGCCGAACAGCACCGTGATCCACAGCCAGGCCACCAGCTGCCCCTCGAACAGCAGGTCGCCGGTGCCCGTCGCCAAGTGGTGGAACAGGATCAGCGTCGCCGCCGCGGCGACCACCGCGGTCGCGAACATCACGGGGTTGCGCGCCAGCGTCCGCGGATCGAGCTTGACGAAAGCGCCGCGCACCGCGGGCCCGATCAGCGCGCGGTCGAACATTCCGGAGGCCGCCATCAGAAGCGCTCCGGCTTCAGGAGAACGAAGGTGAGGTAGACAAGCAGGCCTAGCGCAACGAGCGCGGCCAACATCAGGTCGAACGTCATGTCAGCTCCCGGTCAGGCAAAATGGGACCGGGCAGTCCATTAGGGGTAGGCGGCATGAAATTGCGCCGGGTGAAGCGGCTTTGCGCATTAAATCCCTGTGAAAACGCCCCGCCCGGTCGGTTGGAAGCACGGCAAGCCCTTCACGCCGTTTTCACGCCGCCAGGGCGCAATCCGCATGGCGATTTCACGGCAATCGGAAGGAATGGCTGGCGCATCGGGCGACACCGCGCCGCCTCCGACAATAGGAGTTTTCCCATGCGTTATCTGCCGCTTGCTGCCCTTGCAGCGATTATCGCCATGCCAGCCCATGCCCAGAACGAAAACCGACCCGCAAGCGAGGGACCGCCGGTGACCGTGTCGGGCAGTGCCACCATCGCCTCCGACTACCGGTTCCGCGGCGTATCCCAGACCGACGAGGGACTTGCGATACAGGGCGGCGTCACCGCGACCCACGAAAGCGGCGTCTATGTCGGTGCCTGGGGCTCCAACCTTGCGGGCTGGGGCACCTTCGGGGGCGCGAACATGGAGCTGGATCTTGTTGCCGGCTTCAAGGTGCCGGTGGGCGCGGGCACGCTCGATACCGGGCTCACCTGGTACATGTATCCCGGCGGCGCGGACGAGACCGATTTTGCCGAACTCTACGCCCGGCTTTCCGGCAACGTCGGCCCGCTCGCCCTGACGGGCGGGCTCGCCTATGCCCCGAAGCAGGGAGCGCTCGGCAAGGTGTTCTTCACCGGCGCTGCGGCTGCGGCGGGCCTGCCGGACGATCCGGGCGACAAGGAGGATAATCTCTACCTCTTCGCCGATGCCGCCTATGCGGTTGGCGACACCCCCGTCACTCTGAAGGGGCACATCGGCCACTCGGACGGCAACCCCGGCCTCGGCCCCAACGCGACCAGCCTCGCGCCGACGGGCACCTATTTCGACTGGTCGATCGGTGCGGACTTCACACCCGTCGAAGGCTTGACGCTCTCCCTCGCCTATGTCGACACCGATATCTCCGAGGCCGAAAGCGCCCGGCTCCGCCCGAGCTTTTCGCGCGGACAGGACGGCGCAGGGTCGATCGCCGGGTCGCGCCTTGTGGCCAGCCTTACCGCATCGTTCTGACCTCAACGTGGCCCTCGGCATCTGCGCTGCACCGCCATGATGGCAAGACGGGTGCCGGGGGCGAACGGTTGTGCGCAATGCAGGCTAGAATGCCAGCTGGAAGCGAACCACGCCGAGATTGCCGCTGGCATCGGGCACCAGCGAACGGTCAGCTGTGCGCGTGCGTGCGTAGTTGGCAAGAACCCTGATATTGCGGGTGATATACCAAGTCGCACCTGCCGACAGAATGGTGGCGCTTCCGCGGTCCAGTGCCGGATCGTCGAGATCGGCGCGGCTGTAGCGCGCGTTGAGTTCGACCGCGCCGCCCTTCTTGCCAATCCGCGCCCCGCTCGGCACGCCGCTGCTCCGCGCATAGCCGTAGCGCTCGCCAGTGACGAGCCAGCCTGCGCCGACATACCAGCCGCTGAAATCGAGGCTCGGCGCTGCCACGCGGTCGATGGTGGCGACGATGTATTGCGCCTGCACCTGCACCGGCCCGCGGGCAAAGGCGAACTCGGCATTGTAGGCGTCGAGATTGCGCGCGCCGGCAAGCGCGCCGGTCGAGGCAAGGCTGGGGGCGAGGCTCGAGGCCGAGATAGCGGTAAAGCGCGGCGGCTCGGCGAGGTTGAAGGCGCGATGTTCATAGGCCGCGCCCAGATGCAGGAAGCTGTCGTTCTCACGGATCGGGGCGAATGTGGCGCGCAGGACATAGCCATCGCCGCGCACCCGCGACTGGCCGACCTCATCGTCGAGCGCATCGGTGAAGTAACCGCCCGTGATGGTGAAGCCCTCGCCCGCATACTTGACGCTGCCACCGAGGCCAAAGCCGGGCGAGAAGGAATTGGCGAGCGAGCGTTCGGCCAGCGGCATCGCGTTCGAGCTCTGCATATCCTCCATGCTGAAGGGGACGATCATGTTGCCGCCCTTGATCTCCAGCCCTTTGGCCGGTTCAACCGCGAGCCACAGGTTGCGCCAGCCATCGGCCTGCGCGAATTCGCGGTCGACCCGCACTGTCACCACGTCCCCGAACTTGGCCGAGAATTCGAGCCGCGCGCGGCGCACATCGGCATCGCTGCCGTCTGTCAGGCCGTGCTCGAACACAGCGGCATCGAAATGGAGCCTGCCGCCGAGGTTGAATTCGACATCGCCTGTCTTGAACGTCAGGCCATCCTCGTCGGCGCTGGCATCGGCGACCTCTTCGGCGCGGGCCGTTCCGCCGACGCAGAGGGCTGCAAGGCTTGAGGCCAGCGCGATGGCGCGGAGCGAAGCGGCGGGGCGGAGCGGGTGCTTGATCATGTCTGACATCCTGTTGCTGCGAGGCCGACCCGGAAGGGCCGTCCCGCTGCCAACGGGCCAGGTCGGCCACTTATTCCGGCCGGACCCAAACAAATATTTTTTCCGCGCTCTGCGGAATAAGCCGCCGATCTCTTCCGTTGGCATGGGGCAAGACCAGCCATGAGGAGACACGCCGATGACCATCCATGACTTCCAATCGCTCGACGGGGTGGCCTATGGGGAGCGGCTGGAGCGGCGGCTCGACAGCGCCAAGCGCGCTTTCACCACGCGCAATGTCGATTTAGCGGCGGCATCGCGGCTGGTGCGATCGGGTCGCCGTCCGCAGGCTGGCGATCTCGTCCTCGCGCGGGTCACCGGCCTTGGCCAGCACCGCCGGCTCGAAAATGTCCACGGGCGCCGCGGTGATCTGTACGAAGGTGACGAGATCATCGTCGCCTACGGCAACCGCTACGCGCCCGACCAGTTCGAAGCCTATGTCCCCGACAATCTCGGCCCCTGCCATCTGGTCGCAGGCGGCGGAGTTGCAGCGCTCGTCACCTCGCGTCACGCGAGCATCAAGCCCGCTACCCGGATCGAGGTGATCGGCGCGCTGATGCGGGCCGATGGGCGGGCGGTCAATCTCGCCGACTTCGCCCTTGCCCCGCCGCCGTCCGCGCGCCCTGCCCGGGTGATCGCGGTGGTCGGCAGTTCGATGAATGCGGGCAAGACCACCACGGTCAGCGGGCTGATCCACGGGCTGAGCCGCGCCGGTTTCAACGTCGGCGCGGCCAAGCTCACCGGCACGGGTTCGGGCGGGGATCTGTGGTCGATGCGCGATGCGGGCGCGGCGATGGCGGTCGATTTTACCGATGCCGGTCACGCATCGACCTTCGGAGTGTCCGACGAGGATTTGGGCCAGGTCGCGCAATTGCTCCTCGCCCGTCTCGGCGCAGCGGGGATGGATATCGCCGTGGTCGAGATCGCCGACGGTTTGCTGCAGCGGGAAACCGCCGCACTGGCCCTGACCGGCCATGCCCGGGGCTGGTTCGATGGCTTCCTGTTCGCCGCAGCCGACGCGATGGGGGCCGCCTTTGGCTGCGAGTGGCTGACCCGGCGCGGGATCGCACCGCTTGCGATTTCGGGGCTGGTCACGGCTTCGCCCCTGGCCGCGCGCGAGGCGGCGATGGCAACGGGGATCGAGCTTGCCGATCTCGCCAGCTTGCGCGATCCGGTGGCGGCAGCCCGCATCGCCTTCAGTGCGCCCGAATTGCGGGTCGCCGCGTGACCGCTGCCCCGAGGCTTTTGGCAGGGCGGCGGCGCGGTCTTGCCGCGGCACTGGTCGCGCTGGCGATCGGCGAGGCACTGCTGGTGGTGCTGTTTGCGGCAAGGCTCGACCAGCTGCTCACCGGCCCCACCCCTGCACCCTCGGCCTTGGCGGCGGGCATGGGCATCGCGGCCACCGCCGCCACCGCGCTGCTGCTTCAGCGCTGGGTCGGCGAGAGCTTCGCACAGGGCTATGTCGCCGATTGCCGGGCCGCGCTTTACGCGGCGGTGGTGCGCTGGCGCGGGGCAGCGCCAAGCGAAGGCGGCGCGCGCTGGCTCACCGGGCTGATCAACGACATGGCATCGCTGCGCAATTATGCCCTGCGCGGATCGGTGCGCCTGTGGACCAGCGCGACAGCGGCCGGTGTGGCCGGGCTATGGGTCGCCTTGACCATGCCGCAATTGCGCATCGGCCTTGTCCCGCTGCTTCTCGGCACGGCGATCATTCTGATCCAGGCCTTTCCGCTCTCCCGCGCGATTGTGATGCAACGCCGCGAGCGGGGCCGACTCAATCGCTTCATGGTGCGCCGGGTGCGCGCCGATCTTGAGGGGGGCTCGCCGCGCAAGGGCAATGGCACCCGCAAGCTGGCGAGCCTTTCAGCGACGCTGGCGCGGGCGGCGGTGACGCGCGCCGCTGCCATCGGAGCGATGGAGGCTATCGCCACGCTAGCCGGACTGGCAGCCGCGCTGGTGCTGGTGTGGCAGGCAGGCGGGCGCGGCGGTCATGCCGGGATTGCCGGCCATCTGACCGTGATCGGCTTCATTGCCGCCCGGCTATTGGAGAGTGTGCGCGCGCTCCATGCCCGTATCGGGGGGCAGATTGCGCTCGATCGGCTTGCCGGTCTGATCGCCAGCGCCCCGCCCCGCAATCGGCCGCAGCGCTCGGGAACGACGCGCAGCCGCGCGGCGCGGGCGCGCGAGCCGGAATCCGCCGCCTTGCCGCGCGCCGCACTCGCGCCGCCCTCATCCCACCTGACGCAGGAGCGTGTGTCGTGATGCCTTTCCTGAAGCCGGACCTTGTCCCAGCCATCGCCCAGCCCCGCTTTCGCCCCGCCAGCCACGCTGCGATGCCCGATTGCTACATCGCCAATGTCAGGCCCGGCCAGCCGGTGCTCGTCGCGGTGCACGGCATCAGCCGCAACGCCGCCGAGATCGCGTTGCGCTTTGCCCAGGATCCCGCCTTTGCCGGGACAACCATCATCGCCCCGCTGTTCACCCGCGAGGCCTTTGGCCAGTATCAGCAATTGCTGGCGCGCAAGAGCGGACAGGTGCGCGCCGACCACGCGCTGATAGCGCTGCTTGACGATCTCGCCGCCGAGCACGGCATCGCGGCCGATCGCTTCGCCTTGTTCGGCTTTTCAGGCGGTGCACAGATGGCGCATCGCTTCGCCCTGTTCCACCCCCGCCGGGTGCGGCGCCTGTGCGTGGTTTCGGCAGGGTGGTATTGTATGCCGCACACGGGCACCGCCTATCCCCACGGCATCGGCGACGGACAAGGCCGAGCCATTGTGGGGCCGGAGTTCCTCGATATCCCGACCACGGTGATCGTCGGCAACCGCGACACGCGTATCGACGCCTCGGTCCGGCAGGACGAGATCATCAATCTGCGTCAGGGCCGCAACCGTCTGCGCCGCGCGCGCTGCTACACCCGCGCACTCCGCAGCTACGCCGAGGGCTTGGGCAAGGACAGCGCCCCCACGCTGCTGACGCTTCCGGGGATGAGCCATGACTTCCATCAATGCGTGACCGAGGGCGGGCTGCTGAAGATCGCCGCGCAGGCGTTGCTGTAGCAATCGATTTCATTTAGCGCTGCCCCGAGGGGCCATAAAGAAAAGAGCAGAATATGCGGGATTTGGGGGACTTGCGCAGGCTGGGCTGCGGCGTGCTGGCAGGATTGACGCTGGCGGGGGCATCAACAGCCCAGGCCGACGAGGGGCTCGGGCCGCTCGAGGTGCAGTGGCAGGGTTTCGACATACGACTGACCGCGGGCGCGGCAGCGCAGGGGGCGGGGTTTGACGACAATGATCCCGCCACGGATTCCCCCGATGCCAAGATCGATCTGTTCGCCCGGCTCAATGCCGAATGGACTTCGCCCGGCGGGATCCTGATTGGCTTCAACGTCGAACAGAACAGCCGCCGCCGCGCCTCCGAGGTGCTCGAGGCGGGCGAGATCTACGGCTTTGCCGCGACCGATTATGGCCGGATCGAGGTCGGCTTGCAGGACGGCCCCGCCGACACGCTCGCCTTTGCCGCGCCGCTGGTGGCGCTGGGGCAGGTGCGCGGCGAGTTTTCGCGCTATGCCGGGAGCCAGGCGCTGCTGCGGGCGCTCGATACGCAGGATGCCTTCAAGGTGATCTACCTCTCGCCGCCGGTGGGGGGCTTGCGCGGCGGGGTGTCGTGGTCACCCAAGGTGCGCCGCAATTCAGCCGCCGTGGACTCGCGCGAGCGGATCGCGCTCGACAACGCCTTCGAGTTCGGGCTGCAATACCAGCAGCCGGTGGGCGACTGGATCCTGGGGGCGAGCGCGGGCTATGCCACGGGCGAGGCCGACCCGCTGACCACCCGCGCGGACCTCAACAGCTGGAGCCTCGGGGCCGAAGCCCGCCGCGGGCCGTTCCGGATCGGCGGCGCCTATGTCGACCGCGGCGATTCCAACCGGCTCGATCGCGGCTTCGATCAGTGGGAAGTGAACGGCGGGGTTGGCTGGGTGACCCCCGAATGGGGTGTGGCAGCGAGCGCGGCCTATACCAAGGCCTCGGACCGCAGCAACCGGCTGATCGGAGCGGGCGGGTTCTACCAGCTGCACCCCAATATCCAGCTGCGCGCCGACATCGTCCGGTTCCGCGAGGAGCAGCTGCGCGTCGGCGTGAACAAGGGCGTGGCCGCAGTGATGGAAATCGCCTTTATCATCTGAAGCAGGGCCGGGGATCGCCCGGCCCGCCTTGATGCTATTTCCGCTTGAGTTCGGCCAGCTCCTCAGAGCCAACCAGCGGATCGCCCGCGATCTGTTCATCAACAGCGGCCACAACGCCCACCGCCGCATCACCGCCCGCGAGCTTCATCTCGCCTGCCGGTGCTGCCCGGCGACCAAAGGCCTCGACCTGCCAGTCCCCGCCCTTCGCCGCGCAGGCAAGCGCGTCGCTGGTGGCACCGCCGCCGGGCGCGGTGATGGTGAACTGGCGGCACAAAGCACCTGCGGTGTTGCGGAAGGTCAGCACCACCTCACCCTGCCCGAGTGCGGCAAGATCCTGCGCCTGACCACTGGGGGCGGCATCGAGCATTGCCGAAACCTCGGCACTGGCGAGCAGCAGCGCGCCCGGATCGCCGCCCGCGCCGCCCTCGCGCCCGCCCAGCAGCGGCCCGCCGATCATCACGCCGAGCGCAAGGCTGGCAGCGAGGCCGGCGAATTGCGGCCAGCGCCAGCCGCTGCCAGTGTCATTCGCGGGCTGAGGCAGCGCGCGGGTCTGGTCGCGCCGGTCGGCGAGATTGACCACGTCCGCACCAACCGGCGCGGCGAGCGCCTCGGTCAGGCGTGCGGGAACCGATGCCTCAAGCACAGGCGCGAAGGCATCGCGCACCGCTTGCGAGGCTATGTCATCGCCACCCTCGGCCAGCGTCATTGCCCGCTCGGCGAGGGCCGGATCGGCATTGATCGCTGCCTCGATTGCAGCGGCGAGCTGTTCGTCCGCAAGCCTCCCGTCAAGGAAGGCGGCGAGCTGGGCATCGGAGAAGGCGGGGTTCATTGCACCATCCCCTCGGGCATGGCGAGCACCTTGGCCAGCGCCGCCTTGGCGCGCGACAGGCGGCTCATCACTGTGCCGATCGGCAGATCGAGCGCCTCGGCTGCGTCGCGGTAGCTGAACTCCTCGAGCATCACCAACGCGACCACATCGCGCTGTTCGGGCGGCAGGCGGTCGACCGCAGCGCGCACCTTGCGCGCCGCATCGTCCGCCTCCACCAGCGCCACGCCGTCATCGCCAGCCAGATCGATCATCGCGCTGATATCGTCATGCCCGGCGCGGTTGTGCGCGCGGCGGCGGTCGTCGATCCAGGTGTTGCGGGCGATCCGGAACATCCAGCTGTCGAGCCGGGTGCCGGGCTGCCACTGATCCCAATTCAACATCGCTTTCTCCAAGCTCGTCTGCACGACATCGTCGGCATCGGCCAGATTCCCTGTGAGCACCCGTGCAAACCTGCGCAGACGCGGCAGAAGCGCAACCAGCGCTTGTCTTGTCGGCTCATCTGCATTCATCGTGTGGCTCTTGGCGAAAACGGGTCAGCGGTCGGGTTTATTCCCGAAGCATAGCCGGTCGCGGGAATAAAGGCACTGTGTGAACCGTATCCTCATCAATGGTCAATCCGGCGGCTGCGTGATAATCTGCGGTCCGCGCGTGGGGAGAGGCGATGCGTTCCAGAATACCCTTGATCGGTCTGCTTGCGTTGCTCGCCGTCCATGGCCTCCATACCAGCGCACCGCTCTCCGCCCCGCTGTTCGCGCAGGGGCCGGACGATGATGGCGGGGACGATGGGGACGACGATGACGACCCTGCCGATCCGGGCTCGGGTGACGATGTAGCCGATCCTGACGAAGCCGATCCCGACGGGGCCGATCCCGGCGCCGATGGCGATGCGGACGCGGGCGATCCGGATGCCGGCGCGGGAGACGACGAAGGCGGCACCGACGACGGCGGTTCCGATGATGGTGGTGCTGACGATGGTGGTTCGGACGAAG
This window contains:
- a CDS encoding DUF1611 domain-containing protein, with the translated sequence MTIHDFQSLDGVAYGERLERRLDSAKRAFTTRNVDLAAASRLVRSGRRPQAGDLVLARVTGLGQHRRLENVHGRRGDLYEGDEIIVAYGNRYAPDQFEAYVPDNLGPCHLVAGGGVAALVTSRHASIKPATRIEVIGALMRADGRAVNLADFALAPPPSARPARVIAVVGSSMNAGKTTTVSGLIHGLSRAGFNVGAAKLTGTGSGGDLWSMRDAGAAMAVDFTDAGHASTFGVSDEDLGQVAQLLLARLGAAGMDIAVVEIADGLLQRETAALALTGHARGWFDGFLFAAADAMGAAFGCEWLTRRGIAPLAISGLVTASPLAAREAAMATGIELADLASLRDPVAAARIAFSAPELRVAA
- a CDS encoding OprO/OprP family phosphate-selective porin — translated: MIKHPLRPAASLRAIALASSLAALCVGGTARAEEVADASADEDGLTFKTGDVEFNLGGRLHFDAAVFEHGLTDGSDADVRRARLEFSAKFGDVVTVRVDREFAQADGWRNLWLAVEPAKGLEIKGGNMIVPFSMEDMQSSNAMPLAERSLANSFSPGFGLGGSVKYAGEGFTITGGYFTDALDDEVGQSRVRGDGYVLRATFAPIRENDSFLHLGAAYEHRAFNLAEPPRFTAISASSLAPSLASTGALAGARNLDAYNAEFAFARGPVQVQAQYIVATIDRVAAPSLDFSGWYVGAGWLVTGERYGYARSSGVPSGARIGKKGGAVELNARYSRADLDDPALDRGSATILSAGATWYITRNIRVLANYARTRTADRSLVPDASGNLGVVRFQLAF
- a CDS encoding porin, giving the protein MRDLGDLRRLGCGVLAGLTLAGASTAQADEGLGPLEVQWQGFDIRLTAGAAAQGAGFDDNDPATDSPDAKIDLFARLNAEWTSPGGILIGFNVEQNSRRRASEVLEAGEIYGFAATDYGRIEVGLQDGPADTLAFAAPLVALGQVRGEFSRYAGSQALLRALDTQDAFKVIYLSPPVGGLRGGVSWSPKVRRNSAAVDSRERIALDNAFEFGLQYQQPVGDWILGASAGYATGEADPLTTRADLNSWSLGAEARRGPFRIGGAYVDRGDSNRLDRGFDQWEVNGGVGWVTPEWGVAASAAYTKASDRSNRLIGAGGFYQLHPNIQLRADIVRFREEQLRVGVNKGVAAVMEIAFII
- a CDS encoding TorF family putative porin, with the protein product MRYLPLAALAAIIAMPAHAQNENRPASEGPPVTVSGSATIASDYRFRGVSQTDEGLAIQGGVTATHESGVYVGAWGSNLAGWGTFGGANMELDLVAGFKVPVGAGTLDTGLTWYMYPGGADETDFAELYARLSGNVGPLALTGGLAYAPKQGALGKVFFTGAAAAAGLPDDPGDKEDNLYLFADAAYAVGDTPVTLKGHIGHSDGNPGLGPNATSLAPTGTYFDWSIGADFTPVEGLTLSLAYVDTDISEAESARLRPSFSRGQDGAGSIAGSRLVASLTASF
- a CDS encoding K(+)-transporting ATPase subunit F, with amino-acid sequence MTFDLMLAALVALGLLVYLTFVLLKPERF
- the kdpB gene encoding potassium-transporting ATPase subunit KdpB encodes the protein MFDRALIGPAVRGAFVKLDPRTLARNPVMFATAVVAAAATLILFHHLATGTGDLLFEGQLVAWLWITVLFGNFAEALAEGRGKAQAASLRATKDQLVAHRIGKGGAAEEIPATQLKRGDVVVVVAGQQIPADGEVVAGVASVNEAAITGESAPVIREAGGDRSAVTAGTTVISDQLQIKVTAEPGSGFLDRMIALVEGASRQKTPNEIALTILLTGLTLVFLIAVGTLPAFAAYAGGGIAVPVLIALFVALIPTTISGLLSAIGIAGMDRLIRFNVLAKSGRAVEAAGDIGTLLLDKTGTITIGDRQASEFVALTGVAQTDLISAARLASLADETPEGRSIVVLAGAGEALAPDAQIVGFTAQTRVSGIDQQGRSIRKGAVDAVLKLADFPEAAVTELRRITDRIAQAGGTPLAVTENGRLLGAVHLKDIVKAGIRERFVELRRMGIRTVMITGDNPLTAAAIAAEAGVDDFLAEATPENKLAYIRKEQAEGKLVAMCGDGTNDAPALAQSDVGVAMNTGTQAAREAGNMVDLDSDPTKLIEVVGIGKQLLMTRGALTTFSIANDIAKYFAILPAIFVVLYPGLGTLNVMGLESPNSAILSAIIFNALIIPALVPLALKGVPYRPMPAASQLLRNLAIYGLGGVIAPFIGIKLIDLAVAGLSLA
- a CDS encoding RNA polymerase sigma factor; amino-acid sequence: MNADEPTRQALVALLPRLRRFARVLTGNLADADDVVQTSLEKAMLNWDQWQPGTRLDSWMFRIARNTWIDDRRRAHNRAGHDDISAMIDLAGDDGVALVEADDAARKVRAAVDRLPPEQRDVVALVMLEEFSYRDAAEALDLPIGTVMSRLSRAKAALAKVLAMPEGMVQ